A segment of the Helicobacter sp. 'house sparrow 1' genome:
ACTGGAAATGGCAAGGCTAGTAAGAATCAAGTTGCTTTTATGGTGAAAAGAATCTTAAATATCAAGGGTGAAATCAAACCACTTGATATCACAGATGCAATTGCTGTAGCAATTACTCATTCTCAGAGAATTTAATATATTTCTCCCATTCATAAGCACTTTGTATGATTGTGTTTAAGTTGTCATATTTTGGAATCCAATTTGTTAATTCTAAAATTTTTTTATTATCTGCAATTAATTTTGCTGGATCACCCAATCTTCTAGGTTGATTTTCTACAATAAAATCTTGCTTTGTTATTGTTTTTACTGCATTAATGACTTCAGCAACACTATAACCTTTAGAATAACCTACATTAAAAATATTAGATTTTTTATTTTCTAATAAATAATCATAAGCACTTAAATGAGCGCTTGCTAAATCATCAATATGTAAATAATCTCTAATGCATGTTCCATCTTCTGTATCATAATCATTTCCAAAGATTCCCATTTTTTCTCTTTTTCCTACAGCACATTCTAAAGCTATTTTTATTAAATGGGTGGCTTTTTTGCTTCTTTGACCAAGACCAGATTTATGAATATCTAGTTGATTTTTCATACTTGCACCTGCTACATTGAAATATCTTAAAGCAATATAATTAAAATCATAGACTCTACTCATATCTTCTAAAATTTTTTCACTCATTAACTTTGAAGAACCATAAGGATTAATAGGACAAGGGAAAAAATCTTCATTAATTTTCTCAAAATTTCCTTTAGGCTCTCCATAAACTGCTGCTGTAGAAGAAAAAATGAAATTTTTTACACCATATTTGATACAAAGTTGTGCAAGATAAATTGTATTTATTACATTATTTCCATAATAAAGGAGTGGATTTTTTGTAGATTCTTCAACAATTAGTGATGCTGCAAAATGTAAAATGCATTTGATTTTATTATTTCTAAAAACCTCTTCAAGTTTTTCTATTTCATTTAAGTTTATTTCTAAAAAAGTAATTCTTTCTTTAAAAATGCTCTTTAAATAATTAAAGTTATCCAAGAATCCTGTAGATAAATTATCAACAATGATTATATGATTTTGTGTTTTTTCTAGAAATTCTAGTATTGTATGTGATCCAATATAACCACAACCACCAGTTACTAAAATAGTATCCATATAAAACTCCTAGTTGTTGAAGATTTTTCCTAAGTATAAGATAGTCTATTTGAAAGTTGCATAAAAAATATTACTTTGAGTGAAAAAGTAATAAATATTTTTTTCATATGATAAAAATAAATATTTTTTGGATATATTAGCGCATCTAAGTGTTTACAATATCTTATGAAAATACTTATTGAATGGAGATAAATAATGAAGAAGGATAATAAAAAAATGAGAGGGATTCATGAAGCATACGCTAAAGATCCTCATAAAGCAGATTTAGATATTTTTGGAAGAGAAGTTGATCCAATTACAAGGAGAGGATTTTTAAAAAAATCTTCCCTTTTGGCTATGGCTTCAATTATAGGTTCAAATATACCATTTGCAAGTAATATGCCAGGAGGTTTGATGCCTGCTTTATTTGCAAATAGTGATGCGCCTTTTAGTTTTCCTGGTAAAGATGGATTGATTTATTTAAATGATAGACCAATTGCTGCTGAAACACCACCTCAATTTCTTGACAGTCCTTTTACCGAAGCTAAGTATTTTTTCATTAGAAATAATGGAAATGCACCAGATGAAAAGGATTTAGATCCTAAAAACTGGACTTTAGAGATTTCAGGAGAATCTTGTATCAAACCTCAAACTTTTACAATTGATGATTTGAAGAAAAAATTTAAAACTTATACTTATGCTTTAACAATTGAGTGTGGAGGTAATAACAGAGCTGAAATAGTTCCAGCAACAAAGGGAAATCAATGGGAAATGGGAGCTGTTTGTTGCGGAAGATGGACAGGGGTGAGATTAAAAGATGTTCTTGAGTATTGTGGAATTAAAAAAGATGCTGTTTACATTGGGTATTATGGTGCAGATATACGCCTTGATGGTAATACTGATAAGCATGTTATTTCAAGAGGGGTTCCAATGAGCAAAGCTCTTGAAGATGAAAGTCTTATTGCTTGGGAGTATGAGGGAGAGCCCATACCTTACATAAATGGGTTTCCTTTAAGACTTGTTATTGGTGGTTGGTCTGCAAGTGTTTCAGGAAAATGGCTAAAAAAGATTGTAATTCGTAACAAGGTTCATGATGGTGAAAAGATGAATGGACAATCTTATCGTATGCCATGTAATCCTGTTGCGCCAGGAGAAAAAGTTGAAGATAAAGATATGTGCATCTTAGAATCCATGGTTGTTAAATCACTGATTACTTATCCAGTTTCTGGAATTAAAACCCCATTAAATAAACAACTTGATTTAAGAGGAAAGGCTTGGGCAGGCGATCGAAGTGTAAAAGAAGTTTTTGTAAGTATTGATTTTGGAGCAACTTGGAAGAAAGCAGAACTTAAAAAACCATTAAATAGATTAGCTTGGCAAGAATGGAAAACAACTGTAAAATTCCCAAAAGAGGGTTATTATGAGGTGTGGGCAAGAGCAGTTGATGATCATGGTGTATCTCAGCCAATGGTGCTTCCAGGTTGGAATCCAAGAGGGTATTTAAATAATGCTTGTCATAGGATTGCTGTTCGCGTAATCTAAAGGAATGTTATGAAAAAAGTATTTTTTATTTTAGTTTTTAGCATAATGGGTTATGCGGTTGAAATAGATCAAGAGACGGGGTTAAAAATTGCTGATGGTTTTGAAGAAGTAAAGACTAATTGCACTGTGTGCCATTCTGCACAACTTTTTACAAAAGCAAAAGGAAATCGTGAAGAATGGCTTGCATCAATTCGATGGATGCAAGCTACTCAAGGGCTTTGGGAATTTGATCCTAAAACAGAAGATATAATACTTAACTATCTTTCTACTAATTATCCTCAAACTAATGATTCTAAAAGAAGACCTTTGCTTAAGGATAAATATTTACCAACAAAATAATTTAAATAATCTTTATAATTTGTAAGATTCTGATAATCCAGATCTTACAAATAGTTGTTAAAATTCAAAATTAATTTTTCTAGGAAGCTTCCAAAGAAAGGTGTATATGATAGAAAAGAGCATTCAATCTTTTGATACAAGAACTTTAACCATGTCTATTTTAGTAAGTCCTTCTATGTCTAATTTTAGTGGGGTGATGCATGGAGGAGAATTATTAAAGTTATTGGATCAAGTTGCTTATACATGTGCGACAAGATATTGTGGGGTGGGTGTTGTTACAATGGCTGTTGATAGCGTAATTTTCAAGCAACCAATTCCAATAGGTTCCTTACTAACTTTTTTAGCAAGTGTAAATTATACCGGGAAAACAAGTTGTGAAGTTGGCATCAAAGTTATTAGTGAAGATATTAAAAGTAAAGTTGTTCAACATTGTAATAGTTGTTATTTTACGATGGTGGCCATTGAAAATGGTAAAAAAGTTCCAGTTCCACAGTTTAAACCTGAAACAGAGACACAAAAGCGTAGATGGGACAATGCTATATTAAGAAGAAAGAGACTACAGAAGTAGATTCTCTAGGCTTTCTTCTTGCATATAAATTTTTATAAAATTTTGTGATTCTTCTTGGATGTCTTTGTTTCCATAATAATCTAAAAATATTTCTTTATCAACTTGTGTAAGATAAATAATTCCAATGATTTCTTCTTTTTTCTTTTTAAAACAAAGCTCAATATATTTATAAAAAGTCTTTCCAATAGTTAAAAGATCCCTTTTTGTCTTTGATATTAATCCATAAAGTGGTATTTTTTCTTGGATAAAACAATTATTTTGATAAAGATGATATTGAAGAGTTGGGATACTGCTATTTTTAATAAATTTTTGCTCAATATTGATGCCAAAAATAAGATCTTTTTGTGATTTTATATTAAAGGATTTGAGATACTCTTGAAGACTGATATGGCTTTTTTCAAAATTATTTTCAGAATTAATTAAAAAATTAAGCAAGCTATCCACATTTTTGTTTAGTTGTTCAATTTTTGCATTTGTTTGTTCAAAAATATTTTTTTGATTTGCAATTTCTACACAGGCTCGGTTAAACATACTCTCCAGGGTTTGAATATAGCTTTTTTGTTCATTGATAATCTTTTCGTAATCCTTTTTCATTGTTTATCCTTAAGTTTTATCCCTAAAAGTATAGCATTGATATAACTTTGTATGTCAGCTAAATTTTTATAGGCAATATCAAACCCTACTCCGTGATCTACGGAGGTTCTAAGAATAGGTATATTTAATGTCACATTAATACTTTGAGAAAAATAGAGTGCCTTTAGTGGAGCAAGTCCAATATCATGATAAAAGGCTATATAATATTTATATTTTTTTCTTTGAGAAGGAGTAAAAGCAGAATCTGCACTGATGGGACCTTGAAAAATTTCATGCTTTAGATCATAATTTACTTCATCTATTGTTTCTTTAATGATAAAGTCTTCTTTTCCAATGATTCCATTATCACCACAATGAGGATTCAAGCCCAAAACAGCAATATTTTTTTCTTTAATGCATTTATAAAAATCTAAAAAAAATTTTTTTAGATTTTCTTTTTTGATAAGCGTGCTTACTTTATTGAGTGGAATATGATCTGAAAAAAGAGCAACAAACATTTCTTCGCAACCAAGCATCATAATTCCATCTTTTTGATAACGCTCCCTAAGATAGTCTGTATGTCCAATGTTTTCAATTCCAGCTTCTTTCCAAGCAAATTTATGTATGGGTAATGTAGTGATAAAATCTACCAGTCCACTATCTGCTAAATCACAAGCCATTAAAAAGCTAGAATAACTATAAAGTCCAGAATCCGCACAGATTTTTCCAACATTTATTGATGGAATTTTTGTATTTAAATCTATGAAATTCGCTTTAGCTGGAAAATCTAAATTTAATTTTTTTGCAATCTCTTGTAACAATTCCTTATGAATACAATAAAAAGGCTGACAATACTTTTCAATAATATGATGAGATTTTAATAAAATCTCAGGCCCAATCCCATTGATATCCCCAACACAAATAGCAACCTTATACATTAAATTCCTCTAATGATTTTTACCAATTGTTACAATTAAAACTATCTTCATATTTAAAAAGTTTAGTTGATTAAATCCAACATATCTTTTATTGCTTTTTCTAGTCCTACAAACACGGATTTTGCGATGATACTTTGACCGATATTAAGTTCTTCAATTTCAGAAATTTTTGCAATTTCTTTCACATTGAGATAATTGAGTCCATGCCCTGCACAGACATAAAGTCCTAAATCTTTTGATTTTTTAACAATGGTTTTAATTTCTCTTATTGCATCATCTAGTAAGGATTTTAAGTCTTTGTCTTCTAGGCTTTTTATACTATTTGGAGTTCTCTTAAGATTACTATAAAGCATCAAAAAAATATTTGCATATTTTCCAGTATGAATTTCTATACCATTAGCTTTATACTCCTTAGAAAGTTCTATAGATTCTAAGCAAGGGTCTATGAAAGTTGTTACGAGTATATTTTGACTCTGAAATAATTTTATTACATCTTTAATTTTTATATGAGTCATAGACAAACCTCCCTCTGTAGTAACCTCTTCTCTTTTTTCCGGAACCAAGGTTACTTTATAGGGTTTTTGATTACAAATAAAATCAACAATCTCATCATTGATAGAACATTCAATATTTACAGGAAGAGGAGAGGATTGAATAATTCTTTTTACATCAAGATCATTAATATGTCTTCTATCCTCACGCAAGTGAATAGTAATTTGTGAAACTCCTGTATTCTTTGCAATAAAAATAGCCTCTAATGGATCGGGATCATTGATTTTTCTGGCTTCTCTAAGAGTTGCTATGTGATCGATATTTAGTCCAAGTCTCATTCTTTTTCCTTAATAATAAAATCTCTTTTTTATTTCCAAAAATATCTTTTCAAAAGTAGCTTCTTCTTTCTCAAAAAAAGATTGATTGTTTTTTCTTTTAAAACCAGAAGTGATATATTTTTTTACTATGCTTAAAACTTCTTGCGCATTTTTACAATGATACATTAATTTGTTATCTAATAAATATTTGTCGTGGAATAAAAAAAGAGATCGTGTGGATATTGTAGGAATTCCAAGATAGCAGGATTCTAGATTCATTGTTCCACCACCACCTATTAGCATATCAATAAAGGGATAAAAATCTTGAGGTGGAAGTTTGTTTTCCAGGATTGTTAGATTTTTTGTATCAGAAAACTGATTTTTTAAATCATCAATTCCATATCTTGGCATTAGTACTAAATTTACTTCAAGATTTTGTAATAAGCCAATACAATCATAAATAATTGGATTTTTTTCTTTAACATAGTGGGCTTTGTATTCTTCTTCTCTAATTAAAATTGTGGGTTTTGTATCATCTAATTTATATCTTTTTCTAAAATCATTACCAGCAGGAAGATTTTTTAACCAAATAGCCACATCAATGAAATTGTAGGGAATAATATTTTTGGGTTCTATTCCTAGATTACTATAGCATTTTTCAGGAACTACAAAAGGTCTAAAAATCAAGTTGCTTAGGGGCAGGGTAAGCTTTGCTACGACAGTAGTTTTATCTGTTGAAAAAAAGTTGCTTGCCAATGGGGTATCAGAAAATTGAATAATGGGAATTCCTAGTGCAAATGCGGTTTGAGTTCCCTCTACACTTACACCTGTGATAAAAATTTTTGGAATCCCAGTCTTTTGAAATAGTTTTAAAAAATCTTTTTGTCTCTTCAATCTTGAGTTAAATTTATCAAGCTTGCTCGCCCCTCCATAACTTCCCAATGATATTGCTTCAATTTGAAATAATTTTAAGAGTTTATAACACTCATTGTAATCTTTAGATTTTCTAGTAGTGATAACCACCTCATCAAGATTTTTTAATAAAGGGATGAGATTTTTAAAAAACAAAACATATTTTGGATCAGTAATATCTAACCAAATCAAAATTCAAAATCCCCATCTTTTCCTTTATTCATGCTTTCATACACAGCCTTGACATATTCTTCTCTTGTTTGACAATCTAAAACCTTCTCACATTCCAAACAAGACTTTTTGCCTTTATTTTTTTGACATTCTTGAAGGAGCTCTAATTTTTTGTCCAAATTTAATACATAAGAATCTAAAGGTGTATTCACTCAATTTTCCTTGAAAAATGATTTTAATTTCTGAATTTCTTGTTTGCTACCAAAATAGCAGGGAGTAGTCTCATGAAGACTATTGCAAGGCAAATCCAATAATCTTTGCTTGCCATCAATTGCTTCACCACCACAAAGTTCAAACAAATGAGCAAATGGAAAAACCTCAAAGAGTTTTCTTAGTTTTCCCTCTTTTGCATCACTTGTTGAGGGATAGCTAAATAATCCCCCTCCTTTGATAAGTATCTGGTGCAAGTCAGGAACCATTCCTCCAGAATACCTTAATCGATAGCCTTCATTAAAAAGTGATTGGATAAAAGCTCTATGCGAATTGCTCCAATTTTTTTGAGTTCCACCTGTTGCATTGATTTTTCCTTTCTCTTTTAAACTAAAGGGTGTTTTCTCTTTCCAGTTCTCTCCATCAAAGGATAAGTGAGTAATTTTTGTATCTCCAAAAACAATTTCTAGTCTTGGACCATATATAATATAAGCACTAGCCTTGAGATTTTTAGCATCAAATTCCTTGGTATAGATTCCAAAAATTGAGCCTATGCTTAAATTGCTATCAAAGAGACTAGAACCATCTAATGGATCATAGGCAATAAGATAATCCCCACTTTCTTTTAAAATAGCCTCTTTTTTTTCCTCACTACAAACACCCTTGATAGAATCCAAACTTAAAAGCTTTTTTTCAATAATTTTATCAGCCATTACATCAACTTGTAATTGTTGATCACCACTGCTATTACTACTTTCAAG
Coding sequences within it:
- a CDS encoding pyridoxine 5'-phosphate synthase — protein: MRLGLNIDHIATLREARKINDPDPLEAIFIAKNTGVSQITIHLREDRRHINDLDVKRIIQSSPLPVNIECSINDEIVDFICNQKPYKVTLVPEKREEVTTEGGLSMTHIKIKDVIKLFQSQNILVTTFIDPCLESIELSKEYKANGIEIHTGKYANIFLMLYSNLKRTPNSIKSLEDKDLKSLLDDAIREIKTIVKKSKDLGLYVCAGHGLNYLNVKEIAKISEIEELNIGQSIIAKSVFVGLEKAIKDMLDLIN
- the galE gene encoding UDP-glucose 4-epimerase GalE — protein: MDTILVTGGCGYIGSHTILEFLEKTQNHIIIVDNLSTGFLDNFNYLKSIFKERITFLEINLNEIEKLEEVFRNNKIKCILHFAASLIVEESTKNPLLYYGNNVINTIYLAQLCIKYGVKNFIFSSTAAVYGEPKGNFEKINEDFFPCPINPYGSSKLMSEKILEDMSRVYDFNYIALRYFNVAGASMKNQLDIHKSGLGQRSKKATHLIKIALECAVGKREKMGIFGNDYDTEDGTCIRDYLHIDDLASAHLSAYDYLLENKKSNIFNVGYSKGYSVAEVINAVKTITKQDFIVENQPRRLGDPAKLIADNKKILELTNWIPKYDNLNTIIQSAYEWEKYIKFSENE
- the pdxA gene encoding 4-hydroxythreonine-4-phosphate dehydrogenase, translating into MYKVAICVGDINGIGPEILLKSHHIIEKYCQPFYCIHKELLQEIAKKLNLDFPAKANFIDLNTKIPSINVGKICADSGLYSYSSFLMACDLADSGLVDFITTLPIHKFAWKEAGIENIGHTDYLRERYQKDGIMMLGCEEMFVALFSDHIPLNKVSTLIKKENLKKFFLDFYKCIKEKNIAVLGLNPHCGDNGIIGKEDFIIKETIDEVNYDLKHEIFQGPISADSAFTPSQRKKYKYYIAFYHDIGLAPLKALYFSQSINVTLNIPILRTSVDHGVGFDIAYKNLADIQSYINAILLGIKLKDKQ
- a CDS encoding DUF354 domain-containing protein, coding for MIWLDITDPKYVLFFKNLIPLLKNLDEVVITTRKSKDYNECYKLLKLFQIEAISLGSYGGASKLDKFNSRLKRQKDFLKLFQKTGIPKIFITGVSVEGTQTAFALGIPIIQFSDTPLASNFFSTDKTTVVAKLTLPLSNLIFRPFVVPEKCYSNLGIEPKNIIPYNFIDVAIWLKNLPAGNDFRKRYKLDDTKPTILIREEEYKAHYVKEKNPIIYDCIGLLQNLEVNLVLMPRYGIDDLKNQFSDTKNLTILENKLPPQDFYPFIDMLIGGGGTMNLESCYLGIPTISTRSLFLFHDKYLLDNKLMYHCKNAQEVLSIVKKYITSGFKRKNNQSFFEKEEATFEKIFLEIKKRFYY
- a CDS encoding sulfite oxidase; protein product: MKKDNKKMRGIHEAYAKDPHKADLDIFGREVDPITRRGFLKKSSLLAMASIIGSNIPFASNMPGGLMPALFANSDAPFSFPGKDGLIYLNDRPIAAETPPQFLDSPFTEAKYFFIRNNGNAPDEKDLDPKNWTLEISGESCIKPQTFTIDDLKKKFKTYTYALTIECGGNNRAEIVPATKGNQWEMGAVCCGRWTGVRLKDVLEYCGIKKDAVYIGYYGADIRLDGNTDKHVISRGVPMSKALEDESLIAWEYEGEPIPYINGFPLRLVIGGWSASVSGKWLKKIVIRNKVHDGEKMNGQSYRMPCNPVAPGEKVEDKDMCILESMVVKSLITYPVSGIKTPLNKQLDLRGKAWAGDRSVKEVFVSIDFGATWKKAELKKPLNRLAWQEWKTTVKFPKEGYYEVWARAVDDHGVSQPMVLPGWNPRGYLNNACHRIAVRVI
- a CDS encoding acyl-CoA thioesterase; this translates as MIEKSIQSFDTRTLTMSILVSPSMSNFSGVMHGGELLKLLDQVAYTCATRYCGVGVVTMAVDSVIFKQPIPIGSLLTFLASVNYTGKTSCEVGIKVISEDIKSKVVQHCNSCYFTMVAIENGKKVPVPQFKPETETQKRRWDNAILRRKRLQK
- a CDS encoding class 1 fructose-bisphosphatase, which codes for MQKVFCLLKEIAQEIQILLLKSDTNYLESSNSSGDQQLQVDVMADKIIEKKLLSLDSIKGVCSEEKKEAILKESGDYLIAYDPLDGSSLFDSNLSIGSIFGIYTKEFDAKNLKASAYIIYGPRLEIVFGDTKITHLSFDGENWKEKTPFSLKEKGKINATGGTQKNWSNSHRAFIQSLFNEGYRLRYSGGMVPDLHQILIKGGGLFSYPSTSDAKEGKLRKLFEVFPFAHLFELCGGEAIDGKQRLLDLPCNSLHETTPCYFGSKQEIQKLKSFFKEN